Below is a window of Candidatus Palauibacter australiensis DNA.
TTCACTTCCCGGTGAACGAGGACATCACGATCCTGCTCGAGTCCGAGGACGTGATCCACTCCTTCTTCATCCCCGAACTGCGCGTGAAGCAGGACGCGGTGCCGGGGATGACCATCCCGGTGTGGTTCGACGCGACCCAGACCGGGAACTTCGAGATCGCGTGCGCCGAACTGTGTGGCCTGGGCCACTACTACATGATGGCGAGCGTGACCGTGCACAGCGCGGCGGACTTCGACGCCTGGCAGGCCAGCCAGGCGCCGGCCGCCGCCCAGTGATCGAGAAAGGCTGATATGGCGACGATCGTAGCGGAGGCGACCGGGCAGGCGATCCTGCACGAGGAGCATGAGCAGTCCTTCCTGCGCAAGTACATCTTCTCGACCGACCACAAGGTCATCGCGATTCAGTTCCTGATCTACACGCTGTTTTTCCTCATGATCGGCGGATTGCTCGCGATGCTCATGCGATACCAGATCGCGTGGCCGGCGCGGGGCGAGCTGCCGCTGGGCGGGATCTTCCCCGAGAGCATGGTCGCGAGCGGGTACATCCTGCCGGAGTTCTACAACGCGCTCGTCACGATGCACGGCTCGGTGATGGTCTTCCTCGCCATCATGCCGATGCTGGTGGGAGTGTGGGCGAACTACCTCATCCCGCTCCAGCTGGGCACGCACGACATGGCGTTCCCGCGGCTCAACATGCTCTCCTTCTGGGCCATGGTGCCTGCGGGCATCCTCACCCTGGCCAGTTTCTTCGTCGTCGGAGGCGCGGCGGGGGCCGGGTGGACGCTGTACGCGCCGCTCAGCGCCCGTCCCGACCTTACGGGTGTCGGGCTGGGGCAGGTGCTGTGGCTCGTGGCGCTCGTCTTCATCGGGCTCTCATCGATCCTGGGATCGGTGAACTACATCACGACGACGATCAACATGCGCGCCCCCGGCATGACGTGGATGCGCATGCCGCTCACGATCTGGTCGCTGTTCATCACGGCCATCCTCGCGCTGCTCGCGATGCCCGTCCTGTCGGCGGCCGGGATCATGCTCATCTTCGACCAGACGATCGGGACCAGCTTCTTCCTCCCTGAGGGCGGGGGACAGCCGCTCCTCTGGCAGCACCTGTTCTGGTTCTTCGGCCACCCGGAGGTCTACATCCTCATCCTTCCGGCCATGGGGTTCACCTCCGAGATCCTCTCCGTGGGGTCGCGGAAGCCGGTGTTCGGCTACAAGGCGATGGTGCTGGCGCTCGTG
It encodes the following:
- a CDS encoding cbb3-type cytochrome c oxidase subunit I, whose translation is MATIVAEATGQAILHEEHEQSFLRKYIFSTDHKVIAIQFLIYTLFFLMIGGLLAMLMRYQIAWPARGELPLGGIFPESMVASGYILPEFYNALVTMHGSVMVFLAIMPMLVGVWANYLIPLQLGTHDMAFPRLNMLSFWAMVPAGILTLASFFVVGGAAGAGWTLYAPLSARPDLTGVGLGQVLWLVALVFIGLSSILGSVNYITTTINMRAPGMTWMRMPLTIWSLFITAILALLAMPVLSAAGIMLIFDQTIGTSFFLPEGGGQPLLWQHLFWFFGHPEVYILILPAMGFTSEILSVGSRKPVFGYKAMVLALVSIAFLGFIVWGHHMFQSGMNPMLGLTFTVSTLFIAVPSAIKTFNWMGTMWRGNLQLHSAMLFAIGFVAMFAIGGLSGVFMASTPVDIYIHDTYFIVAHIHYVLFGGSLFALFGAIYFWYPKMFGRMMNETMGKIHFWLTFVFFNLVFFPMHGVGMVGMMRRIYDSTGYAHLQGIEDTNAIITWAAFGLFASGFLFAFNFFWSLKKGRKAEANPWNATTLEWQTPSPPKHGNWEEVPVVYHGPHEYSHPDVEDKDWLAQNERPDVVSPAAGSH